GAGGCGGCGCCCGACGGCATCGATGTCTTTCTCGACAATGTGGGGGGCGAGCAGTTGCAGGCCGCCGTGGCCGTCGCGCGCGAGCATGCGCGCTTCGTCATCACGGGGACATTGTCGGGGCAGCTAGCCGCGGCCGGAACCGGGCGTGTGGCGCCTGTCGTGTTGGACTCCACCCAAATCCTGCTACGGAAGATCACCATCCGGGGCTATAGCGCCGACGACAATCCGGAAGCACGCGACGAGTGGTTCCGCCGTCTGGCCGATTGGTGCCGCTCCGGCGATATCGCTCTTCCCCATGTCGTGATCGACGGGCTGGAGCAAGCCACACTCGCGTTGGCTGATACCGCGCGGGGCCGCTACTTCGGTATGGTCGTCATCAGGCTTTGATGGCCTGTCGAGCCGACGGCACTCGATTCATGTCAATCGATGCGCCGTTGTCGCCGCTCAAATCGAGGCGACTGTGTTGATCGGCGGCCGACACGCATGCTCATGCGGTCCGCCGTCCCTCCAATCCGCTGTCGTCGGCCCAAACCCGGAACCAGGGTTACAGGATTGTCGGATTGGACTCGTTATGATTTGCTGCAACGCATCTTGCCGATCCCTGACCTTCCCGGGTCTGAGGGACGTCGACGTCATATCCGTCTCGTAGAGCTTGTTAGCCGAAGGGTTGAGCAGCATGGGTGGTACGGAACGAAGCTTCGGTGGACTGACGAGGTTTCTGGTATCGGCGGGATTGGCGGTGGCGGGAGTTTCAGCGGCTCATGCGCAGGCGGGGCCGCCCGGGCCTCCTGCCGTTGGCGTGTTCGAGGCGGTGAAGCGGCCGGTCACCGAAACCAACGAGTTCCTGGGACGTATCGAGGCGCCCAACCGCGTCAACGTGGTGGCGCGCGTCACGGCGTTCCTGGACAAGCGAAACTTCGTCGAGGGCGCCGAGGTCAAGGCCGGCGACCTGCTGTATCAACTCGAGCGCGGCCCGTTCGAGGCCGACCTCGCATCGAAGAAGGCGCAGGTCGCCCAGTTGCAGGCGACGCTGGTCAACGCCAAGCTGACCACCGATCGCGCCAAGGCCCTGATGGGCGGTCCGGCCGGCCAGCAATCCAATGTCGATGCGGCGGTCGCCAACCAGCAGAGCCTCGAGGCGCAGGTGCAGGCCGCCCAGGCGCAGGTCGACCTGTCCCAGATCAATCTCGACTACACCGAGATCCATTCGCCGATCGACGGCAGGATCGGACGCACCGCGGTCACCGAAGGTAACGTCGTGACGCCGAGCTCGGGAACCCTGACCACCATCGTCAGCCAGGATCCGATGTATGTCACCTTTCCCGTGTC
The window above is part of the Bradyrhizobium sp. PSBB068 genome. Proteins encoded here:
- a CDS encoding efflux RND transporter periplasmic adaptor subunit; translated protein: MAGVSAAHAQAGPPGPPAVGVFEAVKRPVTETNEFLGRIEAPNRVNVVARVTAFLDKRNFVEGAEVKAGDLLYQLERGPFEADLASKKAQVAQLQATLVNAKLTTDRAKALMGGPAGQQSNVDAAVANQQSLEAQVQAAQAQVDLSQINLDYTEIHSPIDGRIGRTAVTEGNVVTPSSGTLTTIVSQDPMYVTFPVSVRESLDLRERYVTRGGFKAVVIRLRLPDGRLYEQTGELNFVNNTIAQNTDTISLRGTIPNPSTYTSAATGGSLRELTDNEFVTVLLEGVQPVEVLAIPRSAVLSDQQGEYVYVVGAENKAEQKRIQLGQSTSTIAAVTSGIALGDKVIVEGLQKVKPGEVVAPGPASALIQSSMKVSADGGAGSAPKSTGSNP